A single region of the Latilactobacillus curvatus JCM 1096 = DSM 20019 genome encodes:
- the map gene encoding type I methionyl aminopeptidase has product MITLKSEREIKGMAASGAIIAGVHRGLRDIIKPGISSWVIEEFANDYIEQHGAKASEKGFEGYKYATCVCVNEEVAHAIPRKNLILKEGDIVSVDMTVNLDGYESDSCWTYAVGEIAPELQKLMDDTRKALYLGIDQAVVGNRLGDIGHAIQQYTEVENSYGDVRELIGHGIQPTMHEQPNVPSYGEAGKGLRLKEGMTITIEPMVILGGTWHIKSKEVPGEDWEYYVSADGTPCAQYEHTIAITKDGPKILTSQDPEMDAKYLL; this is encoded by the coding sequence TTGATTACATTAAAATCTGAACGAGAAATTAAAGGGATGGCTGCTTCTGGCGCCATTATTGCCGGCGTTCATCGCGGTTTGCGCGACATCATCAAACCAGGTATTTCGAGCTGGGTAATTGAAGAATTCGCAAACGACTACATCGAACAACACGGTGCCAAAGCATCTGAAAAAGGCTTTGAAGGCTACAAGTACGCAACTTGTGTCTGCGTGAATGAAGAAGTGGCACATGCCATTCCACGGAAGAACTTAATTCTAAAAGAAGGCGACATTGTCAGTGTCGACATGACCGTTAACTTGGACGGTTATGAAAGTGATTCTTGCTGGACTTATGCGGTTGGCGAAATCGCACCAGAATTACAAAAATTAATGGACGATACGCGCAAAGCACTTTACTTAGGCATTGATCAAGCCGTTGTCGGCAATCGCCTAGGTGATATCGGCCACGCCATCCAACAATATACCGAAGTTGAAAACAGCTACGGTGACGTCCGTGAATTGATTGGACATGGTATTCAACCAACGATGCACGAACAACCAAACGTGCCTTCATACGGTGAAGCGGGCAAGGGCTTGCGCCTTAAAGAAGGGATGACCATCACAATTGAACCAATGGTCATCTTAGGTGGCACATGGCACATCAAGTCAAAAGAAGTCCCTGGCGAAGACTGGGAATATTACGTCTCAGCAGATGGCACACCATGTGCGCAATATGAACACACAATTGCGATTACCAAAGATGGTCCTAAGATTCTAACCTCACAAGATCCAGAAATGGATGCTAAATATTTACTATAA
- a CDS encoding flavodoxin, translating into MATAKVVYASMTGNNEEIAEIVEEALESLNVDVETTEISQADPADFEDSDICIVCSYTYGDDGDLPDEAVDFYEDLKDIDLTGKVYGVCGSGDTFYDDFCKVVDDFAAVFEQTGATKGSDVVKVDLSAEAEDIEHLEKFVSEIVAKQSAL; encoded by the coding sequence ATGGCAACTGCTAAAGTAGTCTATGCAAGTATGACCGGCAATAACGAGGAAATTGCCGAAATCGTTGAAGAAGCCCTCGAAAGTTTGAACGTCGACGTTGAAACCACTGAAATCTCTCAAGCAGATCCTGCCGATTTTGAAGACAGCGATATCTGTATCGTCTGCAGCTACACCTATGGCGATGATGGCGATCTCCCCGATGAAGCCGTTGATTTCTACGAAGATCTCAAGGATATTGATTTAACTGGTAAAGTCTACGGTGTCTGTGGCTCCGGTGATACGTTCTACGATGACTTCTGTAAAGTGGTTGATGATTTTGCAGCCGTCTTCGAACAAACCGGCGCAACAAAGGGTTCAGACGTTGTCAAAGTCGATCTATCAGCAGAAGCAGAAGATATTGAACATCTTGAAAAATTCGTATCAGAGATTGTTGCAAAACAAAGTGCACTATAA
- a CDS encoding GtrA family protein, with product MAFIKRLVFKYRDFLTYTIFGFLASLVNIFTYWVFRHTIIWPYLLANTMAWFVANLFGFFTNKSLVFQSKYTTFGAVCREVLSFFFFRGVSFFLDNGLMIVAISFLGWQSMTAKIIDQLIVGIVNYITTRYTFKRTEQQMVLRGRILRRYNAILKRGHND from the coding sequence ATGGCTTTCATTAAACGGTTAGTGTTTAAATACCGCGATTTTTTGACCTATACGATTTTTGGTTTTTTAGCATCGTTGGTTAATATTTTTACTTACTGGGTATTTCGCCACACCATTATTTGGCCGTATTTACTCGCCAATACAATGGCGTGGTTTGTCGCGAATTTATTTGGCTTTTTTACCAATAAGTCGCTTGTATTCCAATCCAAATACACCACGTTTGGCGCTGTGTGTCGTGAAGTGCTTTCGTTTTTCTTTTTCCGTGGTGTATCCTTTTTCTTGGATAACGGTTTGATGATTGTCGCCATCTCCTTCTTAGGGTGGCAGAGTATGACCGCCAAGATTATCGATCAGTTAATTGTCGGCATTGTCAACTACATCACCACCCGCTACACTTTCAAAAGAACAGAACAACAAATGGTACTCCGGGGGCGGATTCTCCGGCGATACAATGCCATTTTGAAAAGAGGTCACAATGATTAA
- a CDS encoding GtrA family protein, translating into MIKAIQQLIQKYWEQLMYLVFGVLTTLVNMVVFFGLDHYTTINYLVSNTIAWFLSVLFAFFTNKTWVFQSKYTTLKDFSREMASFFFFRGISFIMDTAMMFVGISLLVWPNMLVKVLDQIIVILANYVFSKWIFKDTSED; encoded by the coding sequence ATGATTAAAGCCATTCAACAACTCATTCAAAAATACTGGGAACAATTAATGTACTTGGTCTTTGGTGTCTTAACGACTCTGGTCAACATGGTCGTTTTCTTCGGATTAGACCACTATACAACTATCAATTATCTCGTCAGCAACACGATTGCCTGGTTCTTATCCGTGCTATTTGCCTTTTTCACCAATAAAACGTGGGTCTTTCAGTCAAAATATACAACTTTAAAGGACTTTTCCCGCGAGATGGCTAGTTTCTTTTTCTTCCGTGGTATATCATTTATAATGGATACAGCAATGATGTTTGTTGGGATTTCCTTATTGGTATGGCCCAACATGCTTGTTAAAGTGCTAGATCAGATTATCGTGATTTTAGCGAACTATGTATTTAGCAAATGGATTTTCAAAGATACTTCGGAGGATTAA
- a CDS encoding glycosyltransferase family 2 protein has product MTKTISIIVPCYNEQESIPLFYAAVEKVAATLADHRIEYIFVNDGSADESLAEMRALQAQDPEHVHYISFSRNFGKEAALYAGLQAATGDYVSVMDVDLQDPPELLPEMIHGIEVEGYDCVGTRRTTRAGEPPVRSFFAKQFYKIINRISQTEIVDGARDYRLMTRQMVNAILEMSEYNRFSKGIFSWVGFDTKYLEYKNQDRVAGQTSWSFWGLFKYSLDGIVTFSETPLAIASFVGFFSFVIALLALIFIVIRALIFGDPTNGWPSLISVILMVGGLQLLCLGIVGKYIGKIYLEVKNRPVYIVKEKK; this is encoded by the coding sequence ATGACTAAGACGATTTCAATTATTGTACCCTGTTATAACGAGCAAGAATCAATTCCGCTTTTCTACGCAGCAGTTGAGAAAGTAGCGGCTACTCTAGCCGACCACCGCATCGAATACATCTTCGTTAACGATGGTTCTGCTGATGAAAGCCTGGCGGAAATGCGCGCGTTACAGGCACAAGACCCTGAACACGTTCACTACATTTCATTCTCTCGGAACTTCGGTAAAGAGGCTGCCTTGTATGCTGGCTTACAAGCCGCAACTGGCGACTACGTTTCAGTGATGGATGTTGACTTACAAGATCCGCCTGAACTATTACCCGAAATGATTCACGGCATTGAAGTCGAAGGCTACGACTGTGTCGGCACTCGCCGGACAACACGTGCGGGCGAACCCCCCGTTCGTTCGTTCTTCGCTAAACAATTTTACAAGATTATCAACCGAATTTCACAAACTGAAATCGTGGATGGCGCTCGTGATTATCGCTTGATGACTCGGCAGATGGTCAATGCCATCTTAGAGATGTCTGAATACAACCGCTTTTCAAAAGGGATTTTCAGTTGGGTCGGCTTTGACACCAAGTACTTAGAATATAAGAACCAAGACCGCGTTGCTGGTCAAACCAGTTGGTCATTCTGGGGACTCTTCAAATATTCATTGGATGGGATTGTAACTTTCTCAGAAACACCATTAGCCATTGCGTCCTTCGTCGGCTTTTTCTCATTCGTGATTGCCCTGCTTGCATTAATCTTCATCGTTATTCGTGCTTTGATTTTTGGTGATCCAACAAACGGTTGGCCATCACTCATTTCAGTTATCCTAATGGTCGGCGGTTTACAACTCCTATGCCTAGGGATTGTCGGCAAATACATCGGCAAAATCTACCTAGAAGTTAAAAACAGACCAGTGTATATTGTGAAAGAAAAGAAATAA